A region of the Vigna unguiculata cultivar IT97K-499-35 chromosome 9, ASM411807v1, whole genome shotgun sequence genome:
TCTGGTAAGTACAATTACACACTTAAACTGCAAATTGATTTTTGAACCACATACTTAGTACTTCACAGTTATGATGATGCACAACAAAGCGCAGCAAAAATTCCCCTGGAACTATACACCATATATCTGGTGGTTTGCAAATTACACTAAATAGAAGCATTTGAAGTTTATTCTTCTGACACCAACTAGTTGATTAAGTTCTACCGTTTTGTTgcatacaatataaaacaaacaatGAAGCACACAACTAGaatgttgttttgttgttgaaatCTGAACTAGAATCGAGCTTGGAATGTAATGTTTTGTGCAGGCAAGGGTGAGACTTGAGAACTACCATCAGTATCGGCATGTGGAGAAACCAGGGTGGAAGCTAGGATGGAGATGGGCAAAGAGTGAAGTGATATGGTCAATGAGTGGTGCCATAGCAACCGACAGAGGGAATTGCTCATCTTACAGCGGTTCTCAGATGCCACATTCGTGCAGGAACGATCCCATCATAGTTGATCTCTCTCCGGAGGTCTCAGAAAACAGGTCAGAGCATTGTTGCCGTGGTGGCCTCCTCTCTGCCTGGTCTATTGATCCTTTCGGTGCATTCTCTTCATTTGAACTTGAAGTGCGCAACGTGGGAGATAACCCACTTGGACAACCACCTAACAATCTTACATTGATGGCCCCAGGTCCTGGTTACACTTGTAGCCCCCTTCTTGACACTCATCCCTCGGTCTCCTCAGATTTTGGGGGACTAAGACAAGTTCCTGTTCTCAGTAAGTTAATCTTCTCATGCCATGTAATGTAACATTCTCCTGCAACAAGTGGTTTTTCTTTTGAACTTAGATCACAGTCAATGATTAGTTTACTAAATTTTGCACTTCAGGAACTTGGAAATCAACATGTGCGTATTCAAGTTTCTTAGCAAACACATTACCGGTATGCTGTGTTTCCCTCTCATCATTTTACAACCCCGTCGTCACATCTTGCCGAAATTGCAGTTGCGGATGCAGAGAAGCATATAAAAGTACAGCTTCTTGCATAAGGTGTGTATTTCAATTGCTCACTCACATTTGTGTGAATGCCTTTGTAACTTTCATTCCCTCTCCCTATTCATTTGGGTGCTTATCTTACCAGGCCTGGTTCCTTGTCACGGTCCAATGAGGACAACACGATTGAAACCGTTGAATGCACCGACCACATGTGCCCCGTTCGAGTCCACTGGCATTTCAAGAACAACTATATGAACCAGTGGAGAGTGAAGCTTACCATTTCTAACTACAATTACAACAAAAACTACTCCAACTGGAACTTGCTGGTCCAACATCCTGGTTTCACTCAAAAAACATCAACCTACAGTTTCAACAGCACTAAACTTCCCACCCTCGGAATCCAAGGTACTGTCTTCATGATCATACACTTCATTTAACCATAGCTATATTaatcaaaaactcaaaatacTCTTACTGTGCAGttctaattaagaaataaatctGTGGCAGATGGAGTTTCGCTGTTTTGGGGAATAGATTTTTACAACAATGAGCTATTGCATTCTGAAAAGGCCAAAGTGGGTGTTGTGACAACAGAAATACTGTTGGATAAAGATCCAAATTCTTTCACAGTAAGTAATGGATGGGCATTTCCCAGAAGAATATATTTCAACGGTGACAACTGCGAAATGCCTTTACCTGACACGTTTCCTATGCTGCCAAATCGTAGCTCTACTCTAGCACCTCCTTATTATGGTTTTACTCTCTTATTCATCCTTTTGTTTCTTCCCCTGTTAGTCTCTTGGGTTTGAACATACCTCATTTTTTAAGAatgttttgtgttttctttatatacatattggaaaattgtaattctatatattataaattatagatttcTAAAACGCCATAATCTTATTAGAAAAAACTTGTATTAGTATACAGGAACAAATATACTCTAACAGTATgctatataataaattaatgacAAAAACTATAGTAAATtccatcttttatttttctttttttataatatgttgatattttacATTCTATTTATCGGAATAAAAATGAAGTATAATACGAATAAAGATGTTGGTGGTACAGATTGAAATTTTGGAATTTAAGTTTagtttaactttaattaatcaatttctaAAGTAATGATTTTAGTCACTTCTATATTATAATCtgatcttattttttatatataagttcATTAACAcgtttaattttgattttaatggAAAATTGTAGTTGTCAGTTTTGCTCTTTCTCTTCCTCCCACTTATCGATTaactcatctttttctttaattttctccAATTTATCGTCATTTTacatgaaattataaaagaaattaacaaaTTCACGAATAAGTAGAGACGACaaataatttacattaatttagtacaaatatatgtatatatatatagataatacttatattttaaataaggtATGAAAATAgtacgaatatatatatatatatatatatatatatatatatatatatatatatatatatatatcatctcATACTTTTCCGAATCTtcatactcattttttttttaatttattaaaacacatataacttattaggtaatataaaaaattgatatttacttttatttgatttttaatttcgtAACttgtaatatgtaatatatatatatatatatattaaaatgggaaaaaaagaaaataatatcattttgaCATTAGATACTTAATAGTATCATGCTTTTTTAtagtgaattttaatttttataaaataataataataataattaatattttaaaaaatagatagacgggtatattttttaacattagaAATGAgagtgaaataaaatttcatatcaacttaatataaaaataaaattttacattgaaaatgaaatgaaataatcaaatttacATCAAAACCCAAAATAGAAATATCggtaataaaatagtaaaaatcaggtataattagtcgtataATACTCAGTTTGGGGTTAGGGTGTTAGGTACtcgatttaaaaaaatgtcaattgcatcccaacttttgaaaaagtgtttcaattaggttTCTTCCAGATAGAGTTGACTAAAGTCGTTAGTcaacatgccacgtgtcagtctgtgattttttgattttttttttaattttttattttttggaaaaaaaataaaaatgccacgtgtcaagtccctgtgtgtgacacgtggcgttgtcagtgccacgtggtaTTGCAATGTCACGTGTTAGTGTCattatcagatgtcattgtgttgatctcgatttagtccccatatatgtctttttgtttcaatttagtatctaaataagtgtatctgattcaattttgtcccaattttttttaataattaaaatatttttgtaatccattttttataagattaaaaataattaagtataaatatttttacaaaattaagtactaatatttatatttttcttcttaatttcagaccaaatttattatttatataaatgttatacgaatattttttattaaaaacgactttttaacatattactttattaattacttttttattaagtactcatgttttgttaattttttttaatagaacaatattgtctcttactaattttaaaccaaaatttctattggtttgaatgttatactaattttttttattattaaaaatgacttaataaaataacttttaccactaaattttaatataaatatcaaatacttaatttttgttaaacttttatacttaattacttttaattttataaaaaaaatggattttaattatgaaaaaaaattgggacaaaattgactcagatacacatacttaggtactaaattgaaacaaaagacATACATGGAGACTAGATCCAAATCAACACAATGGCATCTGATAGTGatattgacatgtggcactgacaatgtcaTGTGGTACTAACAATGCCATGTGGTactaacaatgccacgtgtcacacacagggactttacacgtggcattttttattttttttcaaaaaattaaaaaaaattaaaaaaaaaattaaaaatttttaaaaaaaataaaaaaaactacagactgacacgtgacacgttgactaacggcatTCGTCAATCCTGTGTGAAAGAGACCTACTAACCCCACATCGGGTACtatacgactaattatacctaaaaACTGTCTaaaccaataatattttaagcacttaatgaaaacatttttgataaaaatttgattaaaatactcaatttaagagaattaaactttatatatatatatatatatatatatatatatatataatatcaaccatatttatcatttcattttcatggacatattaaaaattaaaaagagatattttattgttgaaaaaagaaaacagtgtCATAGCGCGATAAAAGAACCAAGAATCTGCAGCAAAACAATCAGAGAAGAAGCCATGGCGGGTCAACCCAAACCTGATATCCGACCCATATTAAACATCGTCATCGTCGTTGGTAACTTACACGCCCCTGTACGTTATGCTTTGCAGTGCTTTTGTGTGATGGTGTTAATGTTAGTGTTGTATTGAATGGAATGAACAATAGCTATGGAGACGGAAGCACTTCCCATCGTCAATAGATTCCGGCTCACTCAGCATCCTCGCTCCTTGTCTGTATCCTCTCTCTCAGTTTACTCTgaaataactaattaatatatatatatatatatatatatatatatatatatatatatatatatatatatatatatatatatatatattataaaaagatcCTTAAAGATTGTACAAGAAACactccaaaatatttttttacaaatcaGTGTTTGTTAGTAATCTGCTTCTATTAAATAAATTGTCAATTTTAAggattattttattagttttattaattttaaaactaacttGATTAACGATTAGAATTTCAAGGAAAATTCACTCTTTTGCGATCTCTTTCTCTGCTTAGTTTGTCATAcaagttttatctttttttttttttaatttattttggtcaACCTTCAGCTTAAAAGAAATAGAGCATTGATGCTATGCTGCTTACAAATCTTGGAATTTCCTTGGTGTAGTTTTTGAACTAGTTatctatttggtttctattgAGGAGATTGAAGCAAAGTGGACCTTTGCTTTTCACATATTTACAATAGATTGAAGTTTCTATACACAATGGTGCAGGTTTCCAGGAAGGGTTCCTTGGGTCCGTTATCATGGGACATACAAGGATCTTAGTATAAACTTGATTTGGCCTGGAAAAGATCCAGCTTCAGGTAagatgttttctctttttgcttCGATTCTTCGTGCACCACTTCTAACCACCCAATTATCGGTTGCTTTTACAATTATCACTAGTTAATTTCATATCCGATTCTGTTGGAGATTCTACTTGGATCGttgatataattatattatcactcttttaattttatgattttgtaaccaagttatgtttaaatataaattctaaCATTTTATAAGAATCTATGTTAACTGCTGTTTGAATTTATCTCATCATCAGCTATTGGACCATTATTAAGTATAGTGAGTCCTACGAACTTCTCATTCCAGGCACGAAATCATCTCTTAGGGAGCCCCTAGTTTTATTAGTTCTGTAAGATTTAATAAGGTTTAAACTCAAATTATAAGAGGTTCAGGTTCTTCTAAGTGTGGGCAAAATTTGTGATGGGCCACCGTTGTTAATTAGGTTAATGATGTATTGATTGTTTGGAAGAAAAGTGATAAGCTGGGAAGAATGAACGAGTTTATGTTCCAATCAAAAACCACTATGACCaaacaatagaaaaagaataacaGGGTTTTTGCTGAGTTTTGTCTAGATTAGACTTTCTTTGTTTCCTCATTGTGTTACATGGGTGGTAGTTTGGATGTCTCTTAGAACAACTATAACATGACCCCACCTACATAAAGAGAGAAAGTGGCAATTTGTTTTGCCTGCTACTTTGATTTGACGAGTCTTGATCCATTTCTTTCAGGGGTTGATAGTATAGGCACAATACCATCTGCTCTTGTAACATATGCTGCTATTCAAGCATTACAACCCGACTTGATCATCAATGCAGGCACTACCGGTGGCTTCAAGGTTGGCACTGTCTTCTCCCACAGCATAATAGTGTTAGACTTGCCGGATTACTAGTTTTGAACTCTCAAATGTCTGTTATACTTTTCGCATCTCTTCCTGGGTTAGTTTGTTTTGATCCtctatatttgaaattattgacGTATTCATTTTTGCAATAGTTTATGGTAACATGTGGTACAATGTTTTGAATCTGACCCTGTATTCTATGTTAAATACtgcttcttatatttttctaattttttgtgATGAATGAACTTATAACATAAGTGTTTTATGGTAAAAATCAATTGATCTAATGCATTATTTGTAAATGGTCATTGATTTGATGTCTcataattttatgtataaattgtTCTGGTATGAagaaattgattactaaaatgtATTACTGTGTGAATGGACAATATGACTGTGGCATGTTGATGACAAACTTATTTTCTACCAGCATGTGCAGTTGTTGTACTTCCTCCCCCACTGGTGTACATGACTCAAATACTAACTCTCAGTGAATCAAAATCTTATGATGATTATAcaagttgttaaaaatattatgatgcAGCTATATGCATGTGTGTGTACATgaacatatttttctaaatagtgTTTATTGTTGAATGTTTTCAGGCCAAAGGAGCTAGTATTGgggatatttttattatatcagATTGTGCTTTTCATGACAGAAGAATACCAATACCTGTAAGTGTAATTCCTCTTGATAGTTCTCGATTGTTGTTTTTTACACTCTTCTCTATTTGGAAGTGCAGTTGGCTGTGTCaagtttttatttaagaaagcaATTGATGGAATAATCTATAGTGATGTTAGTGTTTTGGTACTACGTATGTGTTGGGGGAGAAGGTGTGAAGCGTTAAGAAAATACATCCTTTCTCTGTTTTGGCTTTTGTTCTATCTATGTGGGATGCATGTCTCTCTTTTAACATGTATCTCTTCTTTCCTtccaataatattatttaactaGGAAAAAGAATAATAGTTGAATGATTTCAGCATGATATACctcttattctttattttctcctttgatcaaatagaaaaaatatgagtAAGTGTTAGAGATCCTACATCGACTAGAAATAAAGTCAATTTATAGTGTCTAAGTAGAGACATTTATCACCTTACAAGCTAATTTGATGAGATTTAGTTAGACATAAGCACACTTTTTAATATAGTATTAGAGCTTATCCTAACGAGGTTTGTAGGACCTATTGTGTTACTCGCTATCGACCACTCACAAATATCTCATCTAATGTACAAGATGTACGTACCTTGACATGAAGGATGTGTGTAGGAGACAACTTTTAACAAGTTTGTTTTTTAAGGATGATTTGGGCTTAAACTCACTTCTTAATATTAAGTATAGTGGTTGACCTATCTATACCATTTGTGCAATTGCTATATACTAAAAGTATGTCAAGTTAGATTTTAATCAAGAGGATTACATACTATTTTTCTCTTAGAGTTTTCAATTAGTCGATTAGGAATCTTATTGACAATTATTTGGCTAGAGACTTAGAGTGATTTATTTCAGTATTTCTTGGTCGATAAtaatggattttaaattttaaaacttctGTTGAGATATTCCATTTGTGAGTTGAATGCTAAATAGATGTATGTTTTCAGGTTTATCTTTTAAGCCTTTTTGGGGGTGAGGGGTGAACAAGAACAAAGTTGCTCCGTGCTCACAATGTAGTGAGTAAGAAGTTTTTCtgtaaacattaatatatatagaCATGAAATGTCTTTTGCAGGGATTTGATCTGTATGGAGTTGGTTTACGTAAAGCCTTTAATACACCAAACCTTATAAAGGAGCTGAATCTAAAGGTGagtaatatttgataaaatgtaTACGCTTCTGCTGAAAACAAAACTCTTCATAACAGTTAATCTTGCcgatcaaaacaaaaaattaacagtAATCTTATTCAAAATTCATATTGCCAACTAAATCATGTGCCATCTGTTAACCAGATTACCTGGATTGAAAGAGATGCAAATGCCATCTTGCAAAGTTTGTGCATTCGAGCACAAAAGTTATCTTCCTGTTTTTATGACTGTCTTGACTTGACACTTTGGAGTTCATTTTGGATTAGATTCTTACTGTTAATAATATCCGTATGATTAGACGTTCAAGGATTAATTTTGAAGCCAACATATTATAATCTGCCCAAGAGAAATGTTAGGAATGCAATCTTCTATACATTATTTTGAACACACTTTTTTTGTTGACTAAAGTTAATTGGAAATCACATAAATCACAAGTTTCAACCCCTAAAAGAGTGTGTTAGAAGATGTATATTAATGAGTGAGTTGCTAACACTCGTCATGTGCAAAAAAATGtctaatctattttattttttatttgcctCGTTGGACAACCATCTCTGCTGATAAATTGGAGATTTACATGTTTAATTCATTTTCAGTCAGTCTAATATGCAATCAGTGAATGATGAAAGCAAACCATTTTATGCCAATGCAAAAAGAAATTGTCTAGCTTCTGCCAAGTTGGTGACCTTTACTTTGTTCAGGTCATTAATACATTTATCTCTTGCTgtttatatactttatgtttatatttcttcttttgaggcAAGGTGGTGCAGTCTTGGCATAGTTTGAACCCATACCCAATTTAGAGGGAATTGAATTGAACCGGTTTTTCCTGTATTACCATTAGTGTTAGATGAGGTTACAAATGCATTGCTGCCTTTGCATTAATATCTTGCAAGTGAATAAACAGCTTTAACCTAGATAATAATAGTAGTCTTCACACCAGATAAATATCATACTCTGGAACATGGTTATGTTACAGTTGAAGATCAAATACATGAACATGTGCCTTGATTTGCTACACTGTGTATTTGTTGCCCAATTCTATAGTTGTTTTTACGTTACTTATGTAAGACTTGAACTTTAAACGACATTTGCTCATTATTTTCAGGTGGGTAGATTGTCTACTGGTGACTCTTTAGACATGACACTGCAGGATGAATCATTAATCATGGCAAATGATGCAACAGTTATAGATATGGAGGTAAACTGATTGGCACATTCCACTCATATTGGGAATTGCATGAATCCACATATTCACAAATAACATGTTGTGTCATCAAATAAATCCCCATTTAAATATCAGAGGACTGAATAACTAACTAGTAATTGTTCTGATCGTTCAATTGTGAAATATATAGGCTTAACTCCCAGTTTCAACATTTTCTTCCAGGGAGCAGCTATTGCTTATGTTGCTGACCTTCTGAAAGTTCCAGCAATTTTTGTAAAAGCTGTAACAAATATCGTTGATGGCGACAAACCGATTGTAGAAGAGTTTCTGGAGAATTTGGCTGCTGTAGCTGATGTGCTTGACCCGGCTGTTGAACaagttgttaattttattaatggaaAATCGGTATCTGAACTTTGACAAGGAAATTTCATCTTCCAAGTTGTTTTGTATTCAATTATGGTGGGCTCAGGCTAGAACACTGTCATTATTGATTAGGAATTTGTTTGTGAGATTTAAGCAAAATTAAACTCAGTATAAACTGAAGATATTGCATCCCTTCCTCTCTTCCCTCTTTTGTACTATTCTGACGTTGATGGCTGTGCAAGTTATCTGCTAACATTTGTGACATTCACTGTAAACATGTACACAAACCAAGtttggacaaaataaaaaactatgtaTAGAATAATTGTTTTTTGGCAGTTTATTGAGAATAATCATTGTTTCACGacaaatgtaaatttatatttaatggaCCTCTGATCAAACCCAACAAAAACTATACTTCCAATTattgattttacttttaaattcttcttaatttatttttttcaaatattcatttaaaaactAAGGATAAGTTCACGTAGTTAGAAAAGTatattcaaatgaaatatattcctgtaccaaaagaaaatcaaaatatattcaaaattaaataacttatttactATTTAGGTTTAAGTTGCAGAATGTGATTATATTTATCCAAAATCAGGGAATGTCGTACTTATTTTTGCGTAGAGAagtgtttatttgtttttattcccTGTATTTATCTTTTgcttttatttggtattatcgATCTAGGTTAgtgttatttataatataaattacataCTTATTGCAGATAGATATCACATAGTAATTATATTAACTTAACAACTATTTTGGAAATCACAAAAGGTTATGTTTTAATTAGCTAacaatataaactattttacaaCCAATGGTGTGgatatattacattttattataatttagtaattatatttttactccttttacaaattttaaaatataattttagttctccaaaaatttcatcttatttttttctcattaatttTGGAATACTAATGTTTGTTCTTCTAAGTGTGTATTTAAGAGtttataatcattatttaagTGTGTATTTAAGAGtttataatcattatttaattattgttattagacATTAACTATAAAGACGTTAgttgagaaataaataaattagacaaGTGATTAATAAGTTGAATTTTTCGACACTACCcagattaaaaagaaaaaaaaaacttgaggaACAAAAGtacaacaaaatgaaaaaaatttactgGCCAAAATAAAGtcatattatttcatatatatatatatatattatttctcgTGGGGAACAGAGATAGAAGCGAAAAATAGTACGAATCTGCAACAAATAGTCATGGCTGCGCTTGGGGACCAATCAGATGCTCCTCCTCCTCCTGACCAGCAAACCATGGCTGCCCAGAACAAACCCATTTCTAACATCGTCATCATCGTTGGTACCCTAAGATGTTATGTTATCTTCAATTTTCTATTCTATTTAATTGttctaatattaatgttaatgttGTACGGAATGAATAACAGCTATGCAGACGGAAGCACTTCCCATAGTCAACAGATTCCAGCTCACCGAGGAACCTAATTCTCCGTCTGTAtctctcttcctctcttttcttttcttaggtTTTAAGACTACTTACTGTAATTAGTTAATcaccttctttatttcttttactttgGCCTAATCTTGGGTGAAATGAAATATTGTATCATATTATGTtgtttactaattattttttaattcctgCAGCATCTTAGAATTGCTTGGactagattttgtttttttctttttcaatcaattattgatttatttgttaCTGCGAGGTTGAAATATAGTGGACCTTTACATTTCACATATTTACATTGATTGAAGTGTCTGTCTTTGCACAATGCTGCAGGTTTCCACAAGGAGTTCCTTGGGTCCGTTATCGTGGGACATACAAAGATCTCAATATAAGCTTGATCTGGCCTGGAAAAGATCCTGTTTTAGGTAAGGATGTTGGTTCTTGTCAATTTGATTGATTGGAAGAAATGTGATGGGATGGGAATAATGAATTTGCTGCTATGAAGCTTTTCCTAATCAAAACCTctaggaagaaatataaaaacatgATCTCTGCCCCTTTAATGAAGTCTGGACTATGTTTCCTGATTGTGTTACATCAGAAGTAGTTTGAATGTTAGTCGGTATAACTGTAACATGCCCCCATTTCATGTCTTCAAGGAACATAAGGAAAGCAGCAATTTTGGTTTGACTGCTAGTTTTCATTTGACAGGGTTCTGATCTATTTCTTTCAGGGGTTGATAGCGTGGGCACAATATCATCTGCTCTTGTAACATATGCCGCTGTACAAGCATTACAACC
Encoded here:
- the LOC114196248 gene encoding 5'-methylthioadenosine/S-adenosylhomocysteine nucleosidase 1-like isoform X2, translated to MAGQPKPDIRPILNIVIVVAMETEALPIVNRFRLTQHPRSLFPGRVPWVRYHGTYKDLSINLIWPGKDPASGTTGGFKAKGASIGDIFIISDCAFHDRRIPIPGFDLYGVGLRKAFNTPNLIKELNLKVGRLSTGDSLDMTLQDESLIMANDATVIDMEGAAIAYVADLLKVPAIFVKAVTNIVDGDKPIVEEFLENLAAVADVLDPAVEQVVNFINGKSVSEL
- the LOC114164735 gene encoding COBRA-like protein 2, with the translated sequence MSGAIATDRGNCSSYSGSQMPHSCRNDPIIVDLSPEVSENRSEHCCRGGLLSAWSIDPFGAFSSFELEVRNVGDNPLGQPPNNLTLMAPGPGYTCSPLLDTHPSVSSDFGGLRQVPVLRTWKSTCAYSSFLANTLPVCCVSLSSFYNPVVTSCRNCSCGCREAYKSTASCIRPGSLSRSNEDNTIETVECTDHMCPVRVHWHFKNNYMNQWRVKLTISNYNYNKNYSNWNLLVQHPGFTQKTSTYSFNSTKLPTLGIQDGVSLFWGIDFYNNELLHSEKAKVGVVTTEILLDKDPNSFTVSNGWAFPRRIYFNGDNCEMPLPDTFPMLPNRSSTLAPPYYGFTLLFILLFLPLLVSWV
- the LOC114196248 gene encoding 5'-methylthioadenosine/S-adenosylhomocysteine nucleosidase 1-like isoform X1, whose protein sequence is MAGQPKPDIRPILNIVIVVAMETEALPIVNRFRLTQHPRSLFPGRVPWVRYHGTYKDLSINLIWPGKDPASGVDSIGTIPSALVTYAAIQALQPDLIINAGTTGGFKAKGASIGDIFIISDCAFHDRRIPIPGFDLYGVGLRKAFNTPNLIKELNLKVGRLSTGDSLDMTLQDESLIMANDATVIDMEGAAIAYVADLLKVPAIFVKAVTNIVDGDKPIVEEFLENLAAVADVLDPAVEQVVNFINGKSVSEL
- the LOC114196248 gene encoding 5'-methylthioadenosine/S-adenosylhomocysteine nucleosidase 1-like isoform X3, translating into MLLTNLGISLVFPGRVPWVRYHGTYKDLSINLIWPGKDPASGVDSIGTIPSALVTYAAIQALQPDLIINAGTTGGFKAKGASIGDIFIISDCAFHDRRIPIPGFDLYGVGLRKAFNTPNLIKELNLKVGRLSTGDSLDMTLQDESLIMANDATVIDMEGAAIAYVADLLKVPAIFVKAVTNIVDGDKPIVEEFLENLAAVADVLDPAVEQVVNFINGKSVSEL